The Candidatus Kryptonium sp. genome includes the window CAGGACGCCGCCAGTTGCAGGCGGTAGGGATGGCGCCCGCCCCAGCGCCGCGCCAGGAGTTGCTGCCGCCGGTTCAGCGCTGGCGGCGTGTCGCTCCCGGCGCGCGCCGGCAGGCGCACCAGTTCGTCCGCCTCTTCATCGCTCAGTTCACCCAGACGCATCGTATGCCCAAGGTTGAAGAATCGCGAGGTCAGCCGCTGCTGATGGCTGTAGACATCAACCGGTTGGTGCGACGCCAGCACCAGCATCATCTGGTTGCGGTCCATCAGTGCGCGCATCGCATCGTAGAAATCGTCGTCGAACGCCTGGCGATGCCGGAAGAGCGTCTCGAACTCATCGAGGCAGAGGACGGGAAGGATCCCCTGCTGGCAACATGTCTCCACCAAGCGGGCGAACCCGATCCGGTCGTTCGCCTGCTGCAGCGCCGGGTGCAGCCGCCGGGGAAGCGCGGGGCGCAACGCTGCGGCGACGGCGTCGTACAGCGCAGCC containing:
- a CDS encoding AAA-like domain-containing protein, coding for MTNVPSPDQARCPFVAGGMITDPRLFVGRKRELRDIALRMEGAQPISINVYGERRIGKSSLLYHFYQTWRQRVQDSSRYAVVYLSLQDARATTEAALYDAVAAALRPALPRRLHPALQQANDRIGFARLVETCCQQGILPVLCLDEFETLFRHRQAFDDDFYDAMRALMDRNQMMLVLASHQPVDVYSHQQRLTSRFFNLGHTMRLGELSDEEADELVRLPARAGSDTPPALNRRQQLLARRWGGRHPYRLQLAAS